In Spirobacillus cienkowskii, a genomic segment contains:
- a CDS encoding transposase has protein sequence MITTYHYRIKDSGKASRVLSKMSRSVNMVWNFCKQTQQEALKNKPVKLIDDKKSGEKVSIPYFLTKFEMNNLVSGSSKELELHSQTVQFVSEEYITRRKQFKALLRWRGKKSLGWVPFKSSAIKINNGKISYNKNEFSFWNSRELPEDAKIKTGSFCQDKSGHWYLNVAFESDLIKINREDDKEIGIDIGIKTLATCSNGKKIERPNLRKNALAKLRYLKRCQRFAQRKQSKSKKYHSLPKAKLERKRHVKVANIRQDYLHKESTKLVKKCSLIVVGDVPCKLMNRNKKLAGISLDSGIGMFKNMLRYKAVRAGAIYKEISERDSTRTCSKCSEILPRIGLGVRHWNCEKCGAVHDRDVNASRNILRAYRASRPYRA, from the coding sequence TTGATAACAACATATCACTACAGAATTAAAGATTCAGGGAAAGCAAGTAGAGTGCTTTCAAAAATGTCTCGTTCTGTAAATATGGTATGGAATTTTTGCAAACAAACTCAACAAGAAGCACTTAAAAATAAACCTGTTAAGTTAATAGATGATAAAAAATCAGGTGAAAAAGTTTCTATTCCGTATTTTTTAACAAAATTTGAAATGAATAATCTTGTAAGCGGAAGCTCAAAAGAGTTAGAACTGCATTCTCAAACAGTTCAATTTGTCTCTGAAGAATACATCACCCGCAGAAAACAATTTAAAGCACTATTGCGTTGGCGTGGTAAAAAATCTTTGGGATGGGTGCCATTTAAATCATCTGCAATTAAAATAAATAATGGAAAAATATCCTATAATAAGAATGAATTTTCTTTTTGGAATTCAAGAGAACTACCAGAAGATGCGAAAATAAAAACAGGATCATTTTGTCAAGATAAGAGTGGTCATTGGTATTTAAATGTTGCTTTTGAAAGTGATTTGATTAAAATTAACAGAGAAGATGATAAAGAAATTGGCATAGATATTGGAATTAAAACTCTTGCAACATGTTCAAATGGCAAAAAGATAGAACGTCCAAACTTAAGAAAAAATGCTTTAGCAAAATTAAGGTATTTAAAAAGATGCCAAAGGTTTGCACAAAGAAAGCAATCAAAAAGTAAAAAATATCATTCACTTCCCAAAGCAAAACTAGAACGAAAACGACACGTAAAAGTTGCCAATATAAGACAAGACTATTTGCATAAGGAGTCAACAAAACTTGTTAAAAAATGTTCCCTCATTGTAGTTGGTGATGTTCCTTGTAAGTTAATGAATCGCAATAAAAAACTAGCAGGAATATCCCTCGATTCAGGGATAGGGATGTTTAAAAATATGTTGCGTTACAAAGCCGTTAGAGCTGGCGCAATATACAAAGAAATTTCAGAAAGAGATTCAACTCGGACGTGCTCAAAGTGTAGTGAAATACTACCACGGATCGGGCTTGGAGTAAGACACTGGAACTGTGAAAAGTGCGGAGCTGTACACGACAGAGACGTAAATGCTTCAAGAAATATATTGCGAGCATACAGAGCCAGTCGTCCCTATCGGGCATGA
- a CDS encoding leucine-rich repeat domain-containing protein, with translation MFKFIVKLTVSIFVFNFSLHSMGFDLDSITEQEIKSDYFQCRNLNNFSEFRSQLNKKNIKMFYDKLISDYLSCKWQNYFHEKNDVLTMHQNRIVYLIPQRNGTSIGKISRNQNEEKTLGGATGNLSELSDFYIKHQNLRLPEDNPNFTFVNKNSSNKICKNLELKTDGNKVKGVKFPNHVVTATPCEFEIYNSEGNLEGEFTILLNHTYRYWCQADIALLPRKTAHAIGLCNKSDQEIKYTFELSLDNKNISDISALTGFYSVHTLELNKNKISYLPPHFFDDMALLNHLDMSDNQLNILYSSVFDNLVGLRVLYLNGNNLKNIPINLIYNLKFLHDFSINFAANSKIPEEFFKNSQDISILTLFVDDYNKIPENLFDSFEKLSILELFSLVKNQEIPLPIVNKLLNYKKLEKHANVFFSQDY, from the coding sequence ATGTTTAAATTCATTGTTAAGCTTACTGTATCTATATTTGTTTTTAATTTTTCATTGCATTCAATGGGATTTGATTTAGATAGTATTACAGAACAAGAGATAAAAAGTGATTATTTTCAGTGCAGAAATTTAAATAATTTTTCTGAGTTTAGAAGTCAGCTAAATAAAAAAAATATTAAAATGTTTTATGATAAATTAATTAGTGATTATTTATCATGCAAGTGGCAAAATTATTTTCATGAAAAAAATGATGTTTTAACAATGCATCAAAATAGAATTGTATATTTAATTCCACAGCGAAATGGTACGAGTATTGGTAAGATTTCTCGCAATCAAAATGAAGAAAAAACACTGGGTGGTGCCACAGGAAATTTAAGTGAATTGAGTGATTTTTACATTAAGCATCAAAATTTAAGATTGCCTGAGGATAACCCAAATTTTACATTTGTAAATAAAAATTCTTCTAACAAAATTTGCAAAAATTTAGAGTTAAAAACAGATGGCAATAAAGTAAAAGGTGTAAAATTTCCAAATCATGTAGTGACTGCAACACCATGTGAATTTGAGATTTATAATAGTGAAGGCAATTTAGAAGGAGAGTTTACTATATTGCTCAATCATACTTACCGCTATTGGTGCCAAGCGGATATCGCTTTATTGCCTCGAAAAACTGCGCATGCAATTGGCTTATGCAATAAGAGTGATCAAGAAATTAAATATACATTTGAATTGTCATTAGATAATAAAAATATATCTGATATCAGTGCGCTAACAGGTTTTTATTCAGTTCATACTCTCGAATTAAATAAAAATAAAATTAGTTATTTACCTCCGCATTTTTTTGATGATATGGCACTTTTAAATCATTTGGATATGAGTGATAATCAATTAAATATATTATATTCTAGTGTTTTTGATAATTTAGTTGGATTAAGGGTTTTGTATTTGAATGGAAATAATTTAAAAAACATCCCTATTAACTTAATTTATAATTTAAAATTTTTGCACGATTTTTCTATAAATTTTGCAGCTAACTCTAAAATTCCAGAAGAATTTTTTAAAAATAGCCAAGATATCTCAATTTTAACTTTATTTGTAGATGATTATAATAAAATACCAGAAAATTTATTTGATTCCTTTGAAAAATTATCCATATTAGAATTGTTTAGTTTGGTTAAAAATCAGGAAATTCCATTGCCAATAGTCAATAAATTGTTAAACTATAAAAAACTTGAAAAACATGCAAATGTGTTTTTTAGTCAAGATTATTAA
- a CDS encoding alkyl/aryl-sulfatase, which translates to MKFLIILINLFIIILLILDNHLSANSLNNTQPHHFDKKGKTPSKFTIEKQKKILESLPFDDKLDFEEAKKGFIAAPSYKQIKSNNGNIVWNMESYEFLLQSQQKFASIHPSLQRQAVLNMAYGLYEVVPNNIYQIRGFDIANMTFIKSKKGWIIFDPLTTSETAHAALEFVNKTLGKRPVVAIVYSHSHADHFGGVLGIIGDHDVKSKKIAIIAPSGFMEHAISENIYAGNVMNRRLFFQYGLLLPRNPYGHVDQAIGKNMAFGSVGLIPPTRYIKKDFETLTIDGVTMEFQNTPGTEAPAEMNTYFPQFNAFWAAENITSTIHNIYTLRGAMVRDPLAWSQHINQALYRYGQRAKVMFASHTWPRWGNTRIQDIMRTQRDVYAYLNNRVLHLANLGVTINEIHNVFSLPESLKAKWAAHSYHGSEAHNSRAVINRYLGYWDANPANLTPLSPKDSAPLYVEMMGGAEKIINKAQSLFNEGKYLFAIEPLNKLVYAEPQNIKAKDLLADCYEQIGYQNESASVRNSFLAAAFELRHGIPTGNTPKTVMSNMSHSMPTSLWLNSLAIMLDTKKINNLKILMNLIIPDKKEKFIVEISNSTLTNIQNVQAKNPDITLTINRIEFEKIINGETTLNKLISDKKAHLVGDVSVFNKIFKSLIKFPLNFELIPGTAINKNLYEIDNGF; encoded by the coding sequence ATGAAATTTTTAATTATTTTAATAAATTTATTTATTATTATTTTACTTATACTTGATAATCATTTATCTGCCAATAGTTTAAATAATACTCAACCACACCATTTTGACAAAAAAGGAAAAACACCCTCAAAATTTACAATTGAAAAGCAAAAAAAAATTTTAGAAAGCCTACCTTTTGATGACAAACTTGATTTTGAAGAAGCAAAAAAAGGTTTTATTGCAGCCCCATCCTACAAACAAATTAAATCAAACAATGGCAACATTGTTTGGAATATGGAAAGCTATGAGTTTTTACTCCAATCTCAACAAAAATTTGCCAGCATCCATCCATCACTACAACGACAAGCAGTTCTTAATATGGCATATGGACTGTATGAGGTTGTACCAAATAATATTTATCAAATACGTGGCTTTGATATTGCAAATATGACGTTTATCAAATCAAAAAAAGGATGGATTATCTTTGATCCTCTCACGACATCCGAAACCGCTCATGCCGCATTAGAGTTTGTCAATAAAACTCTTGGTAAACGTCCAGTTGTTGCCATTGTGTATTCGCATTCGCATGCAGATCATTTTGGCGGAGTTCTTGGGATAATTGGTGATCATGATGTTAAATCAAAAAAAATTGCAATTATTGCTCCTTCTGGCTTTATGGAACATGCAATTTCTGAAAACATTTACGCGGGAAATGTAATGAACAGAAGGCTTTTTTTTCAGTATGGCTTGTTACTTCCTAGAAATCCCTATGGTCATGTTGACCAAGCAATTGGCAAAAACATGGCTTTTGGAAGTGTTGGACTTATTCCTCCCACTCGCTATATTAAAAAAGATTTTGAAACGTTAACAATAGATGGCGTTACAATGGAATTTCAAAACACTCCTGGAACCGAAGCCCCTGCAGAAATGAATACTTATTTTCCTCAATTTAACGCATTTTGGGCGGCAGAAAATATTACAAGCACAATTCATAATATTTATACTTTACGAGGCGCTATGGTTCGCGATCCTCTTGCATGGTCTCAGCATATCAACCAAGCCTTATATCGTTATGGACAACGGGCAAAAGTCATGTTTGCCTCCCACACCTGGCCGCGCTGGGGCAACACACGCATTCAAGACATAATGCGAACACAACGAGATGTGTATGCCTACTTAAATAATAGAGTGTTACATCTTGCCAATTTAGGAGTGACAATCAATGAAATTCACAATGTTTTTTCTTTACCAGAAAGCCTAAAAGCAAAATGGGCTGCGCACAGCTATCACGGATCCGAAGCCCATAACTCTCGTGCCGTAATAAACCGTTACCTTGGTTATTGGGATGCAAACCCAGCAAATCTTACCCCATTATCGCCTAAAGACTCTGCTCCACTTTATGTTGAAATGATGGGTGGAGCAGAAAAAATAATAAACAAAGCACAATCACTTTTTAACGAAGGCAAATATTTATTTGCTATCGAACCTCTTAACAAGCTGGTATACGCTGAACCACAAAATATTAAAGCTAAAGATTTACTTGCTGATTGTTACGAGCAAATTGGCTATCAAAACGAAAGCGCAAGCGTGCGCAATAGCTTTCTTGCCGCCGCTTTTGAGCTCAGACACGGAATTCCAACAGGAAATACACCAAAAACCGTGATGAGTAATATGAGTCATTCTATGCCAACTTCATTGTGGTTAAATAGCCTAGCAATTATGTTAGATACAAAAAAAATTAATAACTTAAAAATACTAATGAATTTAATTATACCAGATAAAAAAGAAAAATTTATAGTAGAAATTAGCAATTCAACTCTGACGAATATTCAAAATGTTCAAGCAAAAAATCCTGATATCACATTAACGATTAATAGAATTGAATTTGAAAAAATTATAAATGGAGAAACAACTTTAAACAAACTTATTTCTGATAAAAAAGCACATTTAGTTGGAGATGTGTCGGTTTTTAATAAAATATTTAAGTCGTTAATAAAGTTTCCTTTAAACTTTGAACTAATACCAGGAACAGCAATAAATAAAAATTTATATGAGATTGATAACGGGTTTTAA
- a CDS encoding immunity protein YezG family protein, with protein MSQEIMICEKITQLIKPTMPDDLYKIVFTVDVASNAKGISYNTIYESNQNKSKSNNFKIPSEVTNKVLDLFEELWYFMQEKHGMWSLCYFYVYQNGDFKIDYIFNPSSCLRREYNRRYNFIDQ; from the coding sequence ATGAGTCAAGAAATCATGATTTGCGAAAAAATTACGCAATTAATAAAACCCACTATGCCTGATGATCTGTATAAAATAGTTTTTACGGTAGATGTTGCAAGCAATGCAAAGGGTATATCGTACAACACTATTTATGAAAGTAACCAAAATAAGAGTAAATCTAATAATTTTAAAATACCAAGTGAAGTAACTAATAAAGTTTTAGATTTATTTGAAGAGTTATGGTATTTTATGCAAGAAAAACATGGAATGTGGTCGTTGTGTTATTTTTATGTTTACCAAAATGGCGACTTTAAAATAGATTATATTTTTAATCCATCAAGTTGCTTAAGAAGAGAATACAATAGAAGATATAATTTTATTGATCAATAA
- a CDS encoding SMI1/KNR4 family protein — MQNEIINSYYNNIVKLIQPHVRGDFKKIRIEFGYNDKQTYTKLFGIYNNSHEKLLHIDEMNDFVDKFEKNELLKIPENLTELRKIMILQNNQWNKCTFIIDENSKFDVSYDSHYNPKILEYRQNKTITLPSSELMRLWHELKPLPIIERNTDEIDHDILSCTSFLSKWVSKHLPKKIIWRQPMAEQELELKKFELEIGRRLPQDFRRFYFLHDSHDNKIKKSYGDVGIIYGWEWLTLKDSISAWEFWARFEKDWDDNCQFSKCMAGKKIKEKYVNRGWIPFAEDWGGNYLGIDLDPDINGTYGQVINFGRDEHNKYVLADSFLGFLKWYVLQLQNKNFIAEGDEDDYEFGAKEHEFF; from the coding sequence ATGCAAAATGAAATTATTAACAGCTATTATAATAATATAGTTAAATTAATACAGCCTCATGTTAGAGGAGATTTTAAAAAAATAAGAATTGAGTTTGGTTATAATGATAAGCAAACATATACCAAACTATTTGGTATTTATAATAATAGTCATGAAAAATTATTGCACATTGATGAAATGAATGATTTTGTTGATAAGTTTGAAAAAAATGAACTTTTAAAAATACCAGAAAATTTGACAGAGCTTAGAAAAATCATGATTTTACAAAATAATCAATGGAATAAATGTACCTTTATTATTGATGAAAATAGCAAATTTGATGTTAGCTATGATTCTCATTATAATCCTAAGATTTTAGAATATCGACAAAATAAAACAATAACACTACCCAGTTCTGAGTTGATGCGTCTTTGGCATGAACTTAAACCTTTGCCTATAATAGAACGTAATACTGATGAAATTGATCACGATATTTTAAGTTGCACTTCATTTTTAAGTAAATGGGTAAGTAAACATTTACCTAAAAAAATAATTTGGCGTCAACCTATGGCAGAACAAGAATTAGAATTAAAAAAATTTGAGCTTGAAATTGGGCGTCGTTTGCCACAAGATTTTCGCCGTTTTTATTTTCTGCATGATAGCCATGATAATAAAATTAAAAAAAGCTATGGTGATGTTGGAATTATTTATGGTTGGGAATGGCTCACATTAAAAGATTCAATAAGTGCCTGGGAATTTTGGGCGCGTTTTGAAAAAGATTGGGATGATAATTGTCAATTTTCAAAATGTATGGCTGGCAAAAAAATAAAAGAAAAATATGTCAATAGAGGTTGGATTCCTTTTGCTGAAGATTGGGGAGGTAATTATTTGGGAATTGATCTCGATCCTGATATCAATGGTACTTATGGTCAAGTTATTAACTTTGGTAGAGATGAACATAACAAATACGTTTTGGCAGATTCATTTTTGGGTTTTTTAAAATGGTATGTTCTTCAGTTACAAAATAAAAATTTTATTGCTGAGGGTGATGAAGATGATTACGAATTTGGTGCAAAAGAACATGAGTTCTTTTAA
- a CDS encoding ankyrin repeat domain-containing protein yields the protein MPNNILSKINENNKIEKYFSNHEVNKQLILERFGFEKTKDFCSGFTMLWLICMMNEFLKNKGELLIESKHLYLKEFYSELKKSLNEAKTKNNKLSINEYLQKITLKWFYGIIEDRILKGTNITQYYWEDGEEAYPEERNPDFQEITDRSDRRVLKKLATKYPKIFPKEFPLNDIIKFGNYLKDLSNDISSNLVFFTTVGIINNWTNEANLVNFAKEILKIINSSNNHVCILINTSLFEIGIFIYDDKEYGYYRIYLYDPNNPEHIVKNIGLRHVFSNASNSIHKGNNIVNLTTMIAKKLGHVLNSSARIKKYEPQFLCYQIFTKEKIFIPENFDERNKNNGFNIILNPAQPDDVNKLLFVAAKNNNTRLISYLIKNKANVNCVINLGRRGHLTQPNFLRKSDKKDITPVTMANQMLDYTSTPLIIAAENNCKEAFELLIKNGADINKKNYDGTTPLYKAVQNGHIEIVTLLLNQTGIQLSEVDHKGNTALHAAVRKGYLDIAEMFMKSKKVNPSSMKNKKDQTPLDLAKKYEDYEMIELLSTSI from the coding sequence ATGCCTAATAATATTTTATCAAAAATCAATGAAAATAATAAAATTGAAAAATATTTTTCAAATCATGAAGTCAACAAGCAGCTTATTTTAGAAAGATTTGGTTTTGAAAAAACCAAGGACTTCTGCTCAGGATTTACTATGCTCTGGCTTATCTGTATGATGAATGAGTTCTTAAAGAATAAGGGTGAATTATTAATAGAGAGTAAACATTTATACTTAAAAGAGTTTTATTCTGAATTAAAAAAAAGTTTAAATGAAGCAAAAACTAAAAATAATAAACTATCTATAAATGAATATTTACAAAAAATCACTCTAAAATGGTTTTATGGAATAATTGAGGATAGAATTTTAAAAGGAACTAATATTACTCAATATTATTGGGAGGATGGCGAGGAAGCTTATCCGGAGGAAAGAAATCCAGATTTTCAAGAAATTACAGATCGTTCCGATCGCAGAGTTCTTAAAAAATTGGCGACAAAATATCCTAAAATATTTCCTAAAGAATTTCCTTTAAATGATATTATTAAATTTGGAAATTATTTGAAAGATCTTTCAAATGATATAAGTTCCAATCTCGTGTTTTTTACAACAGTCGGAATTATAAATAACTGGACAAATGAAGCAAATTTAGTTAATTTTGCAAAAGAAATTTTAAAAATAATAAATAGTTCTAATAATCATGTTTGTATTTTAATCAATACATCTCTTTTTGAAATAGGTATTTTTATATATGATGATAAAGAATATGGATACTATAGAATTTATCTTTACGATCCTAATAATCCAGAACATATAGTGAAAAATATTGGATTGCGTCATGTATTTTCTAATGCTTCTAACTCTATTCATAAAGGTAATAATATTGTAAATTTAACTACTATGATCGCGAAAAAGTTAGGACACGTTTTAAATTCAAGTGCACGAATTAAAAAATATGAACCACAATTTTTATGTTATCAAATTTTTACAAAAGAAAAGATTTTTATACCAGAAAATTTTGATGAAAGAAATAAAAATAATGGATTTAATATTATATTAAATCCAGCTCAGCCAGATGATGTCAACAAATTATTATTTGTTGCAGCAAAGAATAATAATACTCGTTTGATAAGTTATTTGATAAAAAACAAAGCCAATGTTAATTGTGTCATTAATTTAGGACGGAGAGGTCATTTAACTCAACCTAATTTCCTAAGAAAATCTGATAAAAAAGATATAACACCTGTAACAATGGCAAATCAAATGTTAGATTATACCTCAACACCTTTGATAATTGCTGCAGAGAATAATTGTAAAGAAGCTTTTGAATTGCTGATAAAAAATGGAGCTGATATTAATAAAAAAAATTATGATGGCACTACTCCGCTTTATAAAGCTGTACAAAATGGGCATATAGAAATTGTAACATTACTTTTAAACCAAACAGGTATACAGCTAAGTGAAGTTGATCATAAAGGAAATACTGCATTGCATGCAGCAGTAAGAAAAGGATATTTAGATATAGCTGAAATGTTTATGAAATCAAAAAAAGTGAATCCGTCTTCTATGAAAAATAAAAAGGATCAAACTCCATTAGATCTTGCAAAAAAGTACGAAGATTATGAAATGATTGAATTATTATCTACGTCAATTTAA